In Bacillota bacterium, one genomic interval encodes:
- a CDS encoding GuaB3 family IMP dehydrogenase-related protein, with amino-acid sequence MEIEIGKGKRGRRAYGFDDIAIVPSRRTRDPEDIDISWEIAGHKFELPLLASAMDGVVDPKLAIALGKLGGLAVLNLEGIYTRYDDTVPILEKIASFPKEEATRGLQEIYKEPIKEELIAKRIKEIKEGGVLAAASLTPQRVEQYYKTAIEAGLDFLIIQGTVVSAEHVSTQVEPLNLKKFISELDIPVIVGGCASYSTALHLMRTGAVGVLVGVGPGAACTTRRVLGIGVPQATAIADASAARMTYLEESGRYCHVIADGGMRTGGDIAKAIACGADAVMIGSPIAGTKEAPGLGFHWGMATFHPTLPRGTRVFAGQKCTLEELLLGPARENDGTLNLFGALRTSMATTGYQNIKEFQKAEVMVAPALQTEGKALQQAQRVGMG; translated from the coding sequence ATGGAAATAGAGATAGGGAAAGGAAAAAGAGGAAGAAGGGCATACGGCTTTGATGATATTGCGATTGTTCCAAGCAGAAGGACCCGCGATCCTGAAGATATCGATATAAGCTGGGAAATTGCCGGTCATAAGTTTGAGTTACCGCTTCTGGCATCGGCGATGGATGGCGTTGTTGACCCGAAGCTTGCGATTGCACTTGGCAAACTAGGGGGATTGGCGGTCCTTAACCTTGAGGGTATTTATACCCGGTATGATGATACCGTCCCTATTCTCGAGAAAATAGCGAGCTTTCCAAAGGAAGAAGCGACCCGCGGCCTGCAAGAAATTTATAAAGAGCCTATAAAAGAAGAACTTATCGCGAAGCGTATCAAAGAGATCAAAGAGGGCGGTGTTCTAGCCGCTGCATCGCTTACGCCGCAGAGGGTTGAACAATATTATAAAACAGCAATTGAGGCTGGTCTTGACTTTCTGATTATCCAGGGAACAGTTGTATCCGCCGAACATGTTAGCACACAGGTTGAGCCGCTTAACCTTAAGAAATTTATTAGCGAACTTGACATTCCGGTTATTGTTGGTGGCTGTGCGTCATATTCTACCGCACTTCATCTTATGAGGACAGGTGCCGTTGGTGTTTTAGTTGGAGTTGGCCCAGGTGCCGCCTGCACAACAAGGCGCGTTCTTGGAATTGGCGTGCCGCAGGCAACGGCAATTGCTGATGCCTCCGCGGCAAGGATGACCTATTTGGAAGAAAGCGGCCGCTATTGCCATGTTATAGCAGACGGAGGTATGCGGACCGGCGGCGATATCGCTAAGGCGATAGCATGCGGTGCCGATGCAGTCATGATCGGCTCACCTATTGCAGGAACAAAGGAAGCCCCAGGTCTTGGGTTTCACTGGGGCATGGCTACATTTCATCCGACCCTTCCAAGAGGAACCCGCGTTTTTGCTGGGCAGAAGTGCACTTTAGAAGAGCTTCTTCTTGGTCCGGCTCGAGAGAACGATGGGACACTCAATCTATTTGGCGCGTTAAGAACATCTATGGCAACAACCGGCTATCAGAATATCAAAGA